The Cryobacterium sp. SO1 genomic sequence CGGCCCGATCAGGAGATCGTAAAAAACCCCCGATGACCTATGTCATCAGGGGGTTTTCTTGTGCTTGGTGGATCCGAGGGGATTCGAACCCCTGACCCCCTGTAGTTCTCAGCGGGTTCGAGATTCGTCTCTTCTGAGTCGTCGATTCGACTTTCCTTGGACGAAGTACTGGTCAATTGGTCTTTTCCAAAACCGAATCTTCTTCTTGCGATCTTTGATCTTATCTCCATTGGGCAATTTAGACCACCTTCGACGTCGCTGAAGTGTCGAATAAGTGTCGACCGCTCAGCAGGGTTGCTGTGTTCGCATTCCGTAAGTTCGGCACTTCCGTTCAGTTGCGAGCTCGACAGGCCGGCGTGGACGACCTGCGTGGTTGCCATGATTGGAGAAGGTTCCGTCATCATCTCCGCGGCGAGGACCGCGTCCTCGACCGGAGGGACCTTCACGCGGTCGATGTAACGGGGAGTAGATATCGATAATCAAGTAGGCGTCGAAGTACTTGCCCTGCAGCAGGCCGCATCGCGCAGTTTTCGCCACTCCGTGATCGGCGAGGAATAGATTGAGTATTTGAGGCGTTGAGCACCACCCAATCGTGCCGTTCAGCACCACCGATCGTGCGGGAGAGCACCAGTGGTGGTGTGGCCTGGCACCACTGGTGCTCCTCTTCACGGATTACGCGGTGGTGAGGGCCGTGTGCTCGCGCATGTTGTAGTTGCCCGTTTCAACCCAGACGGTGTTGTGGATGATCCGGTCCATGATCGCGTCGGCGTGAACACCGGAGCCGAGGCGCTGGTGCCAGTCCTTCTGCGAATACTGGGTGCAGAACACCGTCGACGTTTCGCCGTAGCGGCGCTCCATTAGCTCCAGCAGCATGCCGCGCATCGACTCCGTCGGCCGGTCCAGTAACCACTCGTCAATGACGAGCAGGGTGAACGCGGCGTATTTGCGGAGGAACTTCCCGGACCCGCCGGAGCTGTCTTGGGCGGCGACCCAGGCTTCCTCGAGGTCGGGCATGCGGACGTAGTGCGCGCGGATGCGGTGCTCGCAGGCGCGCTTGGCGATCGCGCAGCCCAGATAGGACTTCCCTGATCCGGTGAACCCCTGAAAGACGACGTTCTGCTGCCGGGTCACGAACGAACAGGTGCCGAGCTGAGTCAGCAACGGCCGATTCAGGCCGCGCTCGTCGAGCAGGTCGATGCGGCGCATGTCCGCGTTCGGATAGCGCAGCCCCGCCCGGCGGATCAGCCCGGCGACCTTGGAGTGCGTGAAGGTGGAGTAGGCGTCATCGACGACCAGCCGGACCCGTTCTTCGAACGTCAAGCTGATCGAGAGTGTTTCGTCCTGGGTGTCGATCGCCTCGAGCAGCTCGCCCGCGTTCATCTCGCGGAGCTTGCGCTTGGTCTCGCCGTCCAGGCGGCTCAACGCGTCCCTCCGGCGTAATAGGCGCTGCCGCGGACGTAGCCACCGTCATCGCCCTCAGGCTCCTCCGGGACGAGGCCGGTCTTGTCCTGCCCGGTATCGAGGATCGGTCTCAGGTGCGCATACCGCGGGGACCGGATCGGCCCTCGAAGCGCCATCGCGCAGGCTGCTTCGACCCGGGCCGGGGAGAACCGGCGCGAGAGGCGCAGCACGGCCAAGGCCGGGTCGAACCCGGCCTCCTCGATGGAGGCTGCTACGAAGATCTTGCCGATCACCGTCACCGTGGCCGGGCCCGTCCGGGCTGCCCAGTCGTTGATCCGGTCCCGGTCCCAGGCCTGCCAGCTGCGCCCCTCGGGCAAGTCCGCGTCGTTCGTCTGATACTGATTCACCGTGCTGGCCGGCAGCAACAGGTGGCAAGTCAAGCGTTCATCACCCCGATAGACCTCTAACATCGTGTCCGTCACGCGAAGGTCAACGAGAGCGCCGATGTGACTGAAGGGGACGGAGTAGAAGTTCTTGGCCCAGACCACGTGAGCGTTTTTGTTCACCTTGCGCCGGTAAGACCAGGTGCTGATCTCGAACGGGACAGCGGGCAGGGGTTGCATCAGCGGGAGTTCCTCGGTGGTGAACACGCTCAGTCGGGAGCCTTCGCGTTTCTGGAACGGCTGCCGGTTATAGGCATCGATCTGTTCCCGAATCCGTCCCCGCAACTGCGCCAACGAGGTGAACTGCTCGTGCCTGAGCCCCGCGATGACCCAGGTCGCAACATGAGACACCGTGTTCTCAACGCTCGCCTTGTCTTTGTTATCCCGAATTCGGGATAAGCGCGACTATCCCGAGGATTCTGTTATCCCGAGTATCGGCCGCGATGCCTGTGCGGTGGCGGCCTGAGGGCTGATTTCCTCGGGATAATCACTTCAGCCCGGCGAGCTGCAGAATGAGGTCGTCGCCTCCGTTCCAGAGCGGTGCGAGGTCGGGTGTGGAGCTGCCTGCTTTCTGGATCGCCTCACGGACCATCTGGTTGTCGGCCGACGCATAAATGCTCGTGGTCGAGATGTTCGCGTGGCCGAGGAATTCCTTGATGTGGGGAAGGGGAACCCCGACGCGCAGCATCTGCATCGCGCGGGCGTGCCGAAGCTGGTGGGCATGGACCTTCTCCGGGACCTCCGAACAGTGTTGCCGTGCCGCGGTCGCGTGTTTGTTGAGCAGGTAGGAGATGTTGTCCTGGCTCATCGGGTGCCGGCGACCCGCCCGGACAGTGAAGAACAACAAGGCAGCCGAATTCGCCGCGCCGGGATGCAGCTCGGCCAGATACTGGTCGAGGTGGCGGGCGGTCTTGTCCATCAGCGGGACGGTCCTGCTCTTGCGGCCTTTGCCGGTGAGCGTCACCCGCGCGGCACCGATCGTGGTGTCGATATCCGCTGGGGTCAGGTCCAAAATCTCCTGGATTCGCGCGGCGGCGTCGAAGGTGAGCAGGATGAGGGTGGTGTCCCGGCGCCCGCGGCCGGTGTGCTGTCCGGGGGCGCGGATCAGCGCGTCGACGGCGGGCATGCTCAACCCGTCCGGGGCTCGCGTCGGCGTCCGGGCGGGTCTGACCTGGGTGACCTCCAGCCAGATCGACACCAGTGCCGGATCCTCGCCGGCGCAATACGACAGGAACGACTTGACCGCGGCCAGGCGCTGGTTCGCGGAGGAAGCTGCGAGATGCCGGGTCTCCAACAGCCAGGTGAGGAAGGCAGTGATGGTGGAGCGGTCGATGACCTCGAAGGAGACCTCGGCCAGGGCGAGGTGCTGCGACTCGCGCAGGAAGTCGAGCAGGGCGTTCAGCGCGGTTCTGTAGGAGCGGATGGTGTGCGGACTGAGCCGCCGCGACCGGGGCAGGTGGACCGTCAGCCAGGATCGGACCAGTCGGAAGAAGTCATCGGAGGCCATCGGGGGCCTCCAGGAGTGCGGATTCGATTCCGGTGTTGGCGATCCGGCGCAGGTCGACGTGGAAGTCCGCGGCAAGGTGGAAGTAGTACCAGGTGTCCTCCGTGTTGGCGTGTCCGAGATGCAGGCTCAAATAGGCCACCAACGCTTCCGGGTCCTTCCCGGCGAGGACCCACCGGTTGATGTTCTCGACCACATGGGCATGGCGGAGGTCGTAGACGCGCGGCGGCGAACCCGGGCTGGACACGACGGGCGGGTCGGCGGCGGCCAGCAGCTGCTGGAACCAGTAGTCGATCGTGCAGTCGCTATAGAAACCTCCGTAGCGATTCGGGAAGAACGGGACCCGGTCCGGATGGTGGACGCTGATCGTCGCGTCATAGTTGCGGCAGTATTCGTGCAGGTCTGGTGAGAGGAAGACGATGCGGTCCTTGTGCCCTTTGGACTGCCGGATGCTCACCGTGCCGCGGGCCAGGTCGACGTCGTTGCGGTGCAGCGTGCGGGCTTCGCTCGGCCGCAGCCCCAGGCAGTAGATCATCCGGAAGATCACCGGGATGATCACCTCCCGTCTGCCGCCATAGCCGGTGGCCTTGATGTCGTCGGCGGCGTCGAAGAGGGACCGTAGCTGCGCGTGGGAGTAGATGTGCGGGCGGTAACGAATTTGTTTGCCGGGGATGCCCGGCGGGATGACGAAGGCGCTCAGGCCGAGGGCGCCCATATGTTTGGCCAGTTGCCGGATCGGGGTGATCCGCCGCATCTGCCCGTTGACGTGCTCATCCGGGCGGGCGACGGCCCAGGACATGGCCATCTCCTTCGTCAGCGTCACCTCGCCCGGGTAAGTCTCAGCACACATCCTGTCGAAGCGGCGCAGATGCGACTCGGAGTTCACGTAGGGCAACCCGATCGCGTGCTTGAGCTCCAGCAGGGACTGCAGCGGAGCGGCCAGGCCGCTGACGAAGCCGCTCATCAGAGTGCTCCTCTCGGCTCGATACCGGCGAAGTCGAGGCAGCACTCCCGCATGCGCTCGTCGTCGGCCGAGAGGTAGTGTTTCGCCGAGGTGATCCCCCGGTGCCCGAGGGCGCCGGAGATCACCGGCAGCGGTGTGCCGTCCGCCAGCAGCCGGGTGGCG encodes the following:
- a CDS encoding ATP-binding protein, with amino-acid sequence MSRLDGETKRKLREMNAGELLEAIDTQDETLSISLTFEERVRLVVDDAYSTFTHSKVAGLIRRAGLRYPNADMRRIDLLDERGLNRPLLTQLGTCSFVTRQQNVVFQGFTGSGKSYLGCAIAKRACEHRIRAHYVRMPDLEEAWVAAQDSSGGSGKFLRKYAAFTLLVIDEWLLDRPTESMRGMLLELMERRYGETSTVFCTQYSQKDWHQRLGSGVHADAIMDRIIHNTVWVETGNYNMREHTALTTA
- a CDS encoding tyrosine-type recombinase/integrase gives rise to the protein MASDDFFRLVRSWLTVHLPRSRRLSPHTIRSYRTALNALLDFLRESQHLALAEVSFEVIDRSTITAFLTWLLETRHLAASSANQRLAAVKSFLSYCAGEDPALVSIWLEVTQVRPARTPTRAPDGLSMPAVDALIRAPGQHTGRGRRDTTLILLTFDAAARIQEILDLTPADIDTTIGAARVTLTGKGRKSRTVPLMDKTARHLDQYLAELHPGAANSAALLFFTVRAGRRHPMSQDNISYLLNKHATAARQHCSEVPEKVHAHQLRHARAMQMLRVGVPLPHIKEFLGHANISTTSIYASADNQMVREAIQKAGSSTPDLAPLWNGGDDLILQLAGLK
- a CDS encoding tyrosine-type recombinase/integrase, with the translated sequence MSGFVSGLAAPLQSLLELKHAIGLPYVNSESHLRRFDRMCAETYPGEVTLTKEMAMSWAVARPDEHVNGQMRRITPIRQLAKHMGALGLSAFVIPPGIPGKQIRYRPHIYSHAQLRSLFDAADDIKATGYGGRREVIIPVIFRMIYCLGLRPSEARTLHRNDVDLARGTVSIRQSKGHKDRIVFLSPDLHEYCRNYDATISVHHPDRVPFFPNRYGGFYSDCTIDYWFQQLLAAADPPVVSSPGSPPRVYDLRHAHVVENINRWVLAGKDPEALVAYLSLHLGHANTEDTWYYFHLAADFHVDLRRIANTGIESALLEAPDGLR